A window of Felis catus isolate Fca126 chromosome A3, F.catus_Fca126_mat1.0, whole genome shotgun sequence genomic DNA:
TCAAAGGTGAtcagttacttcttttttttttaatctttatttctgagaaagagagagagagtgtgtaagcgggggaggaacagagaggagacacagaatcccaagcaggctccaggctctgagctgtcagcacagagcccgacgcagggctcgaacccacagactgtgagatcatgagctgagctgaagtcagacgcttaactgactgagccacccaggcaccccaatcagtTACTTCTTAATCACCAAGCTTTGTGATGGTGTAAATTTGTCGATCTGGACCACTTTGAATGCTAGCTTAGAGAATCTGTGTCTCATCTTGAGGCAACAGAACCACCAGAGATTTTTGTTTAACAGTGACAGTTTTGAAGGTTAGTCTGTTAGCAGTGATTGGGAAATACTAGGATGGGGAAGGATTGGTGGCAAGGAGATCAGCTACTGATGGCTATTCTCAAAGCACGAAGCACAGAAGCTCCAGCGAGGGGGTAATAGGGGGCAATCCCTGAAAgactgtcttctctgtctctgccacacCCGGTTTCTAAAATCTTATCTGCCATTTCCCCACATCACCTCTGTTTAGTCTTCTTCTCTGTTATTCTTTCTCATCTCCTACCCTACTAGGTAGAGGAATTTTGAGTACCTGCTCACTGTCTCCCTTTTGTGCAGCTGAACTTCTTTGCCCCCCCATCTTTGTTTTCTCATGTTCTCTCAAGATTGCAAAGCTATTTTTGAGAGCTTTCGAGTTCCTGTGTTCCCTgtaagcattttttcatttgtttgtttttcattattttcctaccacatcaaatatttttctttcctgcgTAGGAAATGGTACATGTGTATTCTTGTTTCTTTCAGACTGGGAGACAAGACCAGAGAGTAAGGACCTAACTCCAGAGCAGGATATTTCTGAAGAAGAATCAGCCCCTGGGGTGTTAATAGCAAGATTTCCAAAGGAAAGTTCCAGTGAATACGAGGATTCTTCAGAGAGTCAGCAGGAAAACCATGAGAAACATTTAATACAGGAGGTTGTTGCTCAGAAGAAATCTTCTGGGGAGAGAAGTTACCAGTGTCATGAATTTGGGAGAAGTTTTAGTCGAAGGTCATTACTTGTTCAACAGCAAGGAGAGAGACTACATAACtgtgattcatttaaaaagaacttaaaacaaaattcagatcTAATGAGGCACGAGAAAGTTTGTGCAGAAAAGAAACCTTGGCAGTGTAATGAGTGTGAGAAAGCCTTTAGTTACTACTCAGCTTTTGTCTtgcatcagagaattcacacaggagaaaaaccctacgaatgtaatgaatgtggtaAAGCTTTTAGCCAGAGTATACATCTTACGCTAcaccagagaattcatactggagagaaaccctacgaGTGtcatgaatgtgggaaagccttcagtcaCCGCTCTGCCCTTATTCGGCATCATataattcatactggagagaaaccctatgaatgcaatgaatgtgggaaggcctttaaTCAGAGCTCATACCTCACTCAACATCAgcgaattcatactggagagaaaccttatgagtgtaatgaatgtgggaaggcctttagcCAAAGCACATTCCTTACCCAGCATCAGGTcattcacactggagagaaaccctataagtgtaatgaatgtgggaaagcctttagcgATCGATCGGGCCTTATTCAGCACCAGAGAACTCATACTGGGGAGAGGCCTTATGAGTGTAatgagtgtgggaaagcctttggCTACTGTTCAGCCCTGACTCAACACCAGAGAACTCACACTGGGGAGAAACCCTATAAATGCAATGATTGTGCCAAAGCCTTCAGTGACCGCTCAGCCCTCATTCGTCATCAGAGAacacacactggagagaaaccttacaagtGTAAGGACTGTGGAAAAGCTTTCAGCCAGAGCTCATCTCTTACAAAGCATCAGAAAACTCACACTGGAGAAAAACCCTATAAGTGTAAGGAatgtggaaaagctttcagcCAGAGCTCATCCCTTTCTCAACATCAGAAAACTCATGCTGGAGGGAAAACCAAAGAATACGGAAAAGCCTTTAGTGAGCATTCAGCCTTTGGCCAGCAgaagagaattcatactggataAAGACTATGTAAATGTGGTACATTTGGAAgatttttattgaacatttactaaaCGTGGTGTGAGCGCTACAAAGGAGTTTAAGAATGTGTTACAAACAAGATATTAATTGAGAAGTCATTGTTGGCGTGGGACATAGCTTACTTAGAATGTGAAGGaggagttttacatttttttcagtgcAGCAGAGGACTTTGAATTTccctggggaaagaggaagattATTTCCAGCACCCTAATGTGTATGTAAGCTTCCAAATccttgagagagaaacagggtgTGCGATGATGGAAAGAAGACATCTTGTCTGGGCTGGGTCATCTCTTAATGCTAAGGAGATGGAGTTTTGAAGAGATGAGTGGTTCTTTAGGGAAGTTGCAGAGGCAGAAATAAGAGATTGAGAATTCACAATGAGTTTGTCCAGGGTTGAGAGTGGAGGCGAAAGGGAAGTTGTCCTTAGGCTCAAGTACAAGGGCACTTAGGAGGTagatgggaaggagagagaaagagaaccggGGGGAATGAACTCAAGAAATGTTGATTGAGATAACTGCTCAAACGAGTGCTCCCAACTGGGGAAATATTCATCATTTGGTCAGTTGCAGTTTCTACCCTGAAGCCAAGGAGCACTGGCCT
This region includes:
- the LOC123378918 gene encoding zinc finger protein 501-like isoform X2 → MVTVLLTAASQESLVIRDMAEALTQWKQLNPPQGDVPEKHRNLVLLGLPISKPDAISPLECGKELEREVSKAALSDWETRPESKDLTPEQDISEEESAPGVLIARFPKESSSEYEDSSESQQENHEKHLIQEVVAQKKSSGERSYQCHEFGRSFSRRSLLVQQQGERLHNCDSFKKNLKQNSDLMRHEKVCAEKKPWQCNECEKAFSYYSAFVLHQRIHTGEKPYECNECGKAFSQSIHLTLHQRIHTGEKPYECHECGKAFSHRSALIRHHIIHTGEKPYECNECGKAFNQSSYLTQHQRIHTGEKPYECNECGKAFSQSTFLTQHQVIHTGEKPYKCNECGKAFSDRSGLIQHQRTHTGERPYECNECGKAFGYCSALTQHQRTHTGEKPYKCNDCAKAFSDRSALIRHQRTHTGEKPYKCKDCGKAFSQSSSLTKHQKTHTGEKPYKCKECGKAFSQSSSLSQHQKTHAGGKTKEYGKAFSEHSAFGQQKRIHTG
- the LOC123378918 gene encoding zinc finger protein 501-like isoform X1, with the translated sequence MEPGGRGSLSEDSDLPSAENPKENGMVTVLLTAASQESLVIRDMAEALTQWKQLNPPQGDVPEKHRNLVLLGLPISKPDAISPLECGKELEREVSKAALSDWETRPESKDLTPEQDISEEESAPGVLIARFPKESSSEYEDSSESQQENHEKHLIQEVVAQKKSSGERSYQCHEFGRSFSRRSLLVQQQGERLHNCDSFKKNLKQNSDLMRHEKVCAEKKPWQCNECEKAFSYYSAFVLHQRIHTGEKPYECNECGKAFSQSIHLTLHQRIHTGEKPYECHECGKAFSHRSALIRHHIIHTGEKPYECNECGKAFNQSSYLTQHQRIHTGEKPYECNECGKAFSQSTFLTQHQVIHTGEKPYKCNECGKAFSDRSGLIQHQRTHTGERPYECNECGKAFGYCSALTQHQRTHTGEKPYKCNDCAKAFSDRSALIRHQRTHTGEKPYKCKDCGKAFSQSSSLTKHQKTHTGEKPYKCKECGKAFSQSSSLSQHQKTHAGGKTKEYGKAFSEHSAFGQQKRIHTG